One Archangium violaceum genomic window, TGTACTTCTTCGTGTCCGTGAACGTGAGCGGATCCTGCGGCTCCAGCTCCTTGTCGAACTCCTCGAAGCTGTCGGGATCCAGCAGGGCCGCCAGGCGGGCTCGCGCCGGCCAGGGCAGGTGATGCTCACAGTGCGGGCAGACGTTGAGGTTCTTCTCCAACTCCTGCCGGTAGATGATCTCGTCGCAGTTCTCGCACTTGGCCCAGAGCCCCTGCATACGGCTGGGGGCTTCGACGGGCTCGGGAGTGGTCGCGATACGGGGCTTCTTGGAGAACCAGGCCATGGGAGGGGCGGGGTTAATCCTACAACCCGGGGGCCGTCAACTCCCATCCGGATCCCCGCTCCAGGATGCGACCTTTCGGGTCGTCCGTCCGAAGAACGTGCGGGCTAGAACTCGAAGGTGTCGCCGAGCTCCAGGATCTCCACCGGCATGTCGGCCAGCTCCTTCTTCACCTGGGGAACGAAGGCCGGCTTGATGTGGTAGACCAGCACGGAGCAGCCGTCGCGCTCGAAGCGGCTCAGCTCGCTCTTGAGCGTGCGCGGCGTGAGGTGACCGGACACGTCGGCCAGTTGCTGCAGTGCGTTGGGGAAGCTCGTCTCCACCAGGAGCGCCTTGAGGGTGGGCGTCTGGTTGAGCACCTTCCATAGCTTGTCGGTGGGCCCGGTGTCGCCGCTCATGGCCAGCGAGGTGCGTCCGCGGGTGATGATGAAGCCGCAGGACTCTACCGGGTGGTGCACGGGGATGGACTGCACCGTGTAGGGACCCACCTGGAAGGTGCTGCCGGCCCGGAAGGGCTTGATGCGCAGCACCGGCTCCTTGCGCGTGGGGATGCGCGTGAAGTCCGGCCAGAGGGCGTTGTTGAACATGTTCTCGCGCAGCGCACGGGCGCACTCGCGAGAGGCGTGGATGGTGACCGGCTTGTCACGGCGGCCGATGATCAGGTCCGCCATCAGCGGTAGATCCTTCACATGATCGAAGTGGCTGTGGCCGACGATGATGTCTTCGATCTTGCAGAGCTGCTCCAGCGACAACGTGCTCGTGAGCGCGCCCGCGTCGAGCGCGAGCACGTCGTCCACGAGGAAGCACGTCGTGCGACACGAGGGCAGCTCACCGCCATGGCACCCGAGGACCTGGAGCTTCACGCTAGAGATCTCCGAACTTCCACTTCATCTCCAGGTATTGGAGGAAGTCGTGGAGGCGGCCCGTGTCATAGACGGTGAGTCTGTCACCGGCGCGCTCCACCAGACCGGCCCGCTCCAACCGGTCCAGCATGTTGCGGATGGCCGGCTCGCCCACGCCGATCTGCCGTGGCAGCTCGCGCACCACGAACTCGATCTCCACCCCCTCCTCCATGGTCCGCCCACGCGTCTGGCTCGTCTGGAGGATGTGGTGCACCACCCGGCTGGCCGGATCCGCGTGCAGCAGGTTCTCGATCTGCGCGTCCGCCTCGGACAGGCGCTCGGCCAGCTTCTTGATCATCCTCACGGCGATCTCCGCGTTGCCGCGGATCATCCCCTCGAACGTCTTGGGATCGATGACCAGGAGCTTGGCGTCCTCGCTGACGCTGGCCGAGGCATTGCGCGGCTTGTTGGAGATGATGGCCATCTCGCCGAAGAACTCGCCCGGGCCGAGCACCGCCAGCACCTTCTCCACGTCGCGCACCCGCTTGGAGATCGCGATCCGTCCCGACTGGATGACGAACATCTCCTTGCCCGGCTCTCCCTCGCGGAAGAGGACCGTGCCCTTCGTGAACTCCTTGCCGAATCGCTGAAAGAGGGTTTCCTCGGCGCCCATCGCAGGACGAGTTAAGCCGCCCCCATCGACAGGGTCAAATTCCGGCCGCGATCCAATGTCTTCTCGGCGCGGGGTGTCGTCCAGACGCCCACCCCGAGGACGATCTCCTGAGTCCCTCCGTGTAGGAGCCTGAGAATGTCACACCTGGAGTGTGTCCGAGCGCCCACGGGTGGCCAGGGACTCCCGGAGAGCGAGGGGACGGCCTCACCCCTGGGGACGATGGGCGTCCAGCAGTTCCTGGATCTTCCGATCCGCGCGCTCGATGCCGTCCAGGATCTTCCCGGACATGGTGACCACCCGCTCCACGTTCTCGGGACAGCGGACGATCATCTGGGCGCCCATCCTGGCCGCCGACAGGTCGTTGCGCAGAGCGTGGCTCAGCTTGGAGACGAACTGTCTGCGCCGCTCCAGTTCCCGCGCGCGCTCGTCCTGGAGCAGGGCCTCGAGCCGTGCGTGCAACGCCTCCAGGAGGAGCTCCCGGACAGGGGCCGGTACCGAGGCCCCCTCCTCCTCCAGGACGGACGAGAGGACAGGCCGGAGCCGCTCGGGGACATCGGGAAGGGAGGGCGTGGGGGGAGTCGGGACCATGAGCCGACCGTCCCCTATCAGGCATGAGCGCCTCGGGGGAGGACGATCGTGCGGCTTTCCGGACAGCGCCGCGCAACCGACATCCGGACCGCCAACGGCCGAGACAACGGCCGGGAAAAGCCGGTAGAAGGCCGACCGTGGGAACGACCTACAAGCAGTCCGGAGTAGACATCGAGGCGGGCGACGCGTTCGTCGAGCGCATCAAGCCCTATGCGGCGAGGACGGTGAGGCCAGAGGTGGTGGCCGGGGTGGGAGGATTCGGAGGGCTCTTCGCCCTGCCGCCCGGGAAGTACCGGGAGCCGGTGCTGGTGGCGGGCACGGACGGAGTGGGCACCAAGCTGAAGGTGGCCTTCCAGGCGGGCCGGCACGGGACGGTGGGCATCGACCTGGTGGCGATGTCGGTGAACGACATCCTCACCTGTGGGGCGGAGCCGCTCTTCTTCCTGGACTACTTCGCCACGGGACGGCTGGAGGTGGATGCCGCGGCCGAGGTGGTGAAGGGCATCGCGCAGGGATGCGAGCAGGCGGGGTGCACGCTGCTGGGCGGGGAGACGGCGGAGATGCCGGGCTTCTACGCTCGGGGAGAGTACGACCTGGCCGGCTTCTGCGTGGGCGTGGCGGAGCGCTCGGAGCTCATCGATGGGAAGAGCGTGGCGCCCGGGGACGCGCTCATCGGGCTGCCCTCCTCCGGTCTGCACTCCAACGGCTACTCGCTGGCGCGCAAGGTGCTGCTGGAGGACGCGAAGCTGACGCTGGACGCGGTGCCCGAGGGGCTGGACCGTCCGCTGGCCGACGCGCTGCTGGAGCCCACGCGCATCTACGTGAAGGACGCGCTGGCGCTGATGAAGGCGGTGAAGGTGAAGGGCTTCGCGCACATCACCGGGAGCGGGATTCCGGGCAACCTGCCGCGGTGCCTGCCGGACGGGACGCGGGCGGTGCTGGACGAGAAGACGTGGAAGCGTCCGGCCATCTTCGAGCTCATCCAGAAGCTGGGCGGAGTCGAGCGCAAGGAGATGTACGACACCTTCAACATGGGCCTGGGGCTCATCGCGGTGGTGGCGAAGGCGGACGTGCCGGCGGCGTTGGCGACGCTGAAGGCGCGCGGGGTGGAGGCGACGGAGGTGGGCCGCGTGGAGACGGGCGAGGGCGAGGCCACGGCGGTCATCGAGGCATGAGCGGCCGGACGAAGCTGGGCGTCCTGGTGTCGGGCAGCGGGAGCAACCTGCAGGCCCTGCTCGACGCATGCGCCCGGCCGGACTTCCCCGCCGAGGTGGCGGTGGTGGTGTCCAACGTGGGAACGGCCTTCGCGCTGGAGCGGGCGAGGAAGGCGGGCGTCGCGGCGGTGGTGCTGGATCACAAGGCCTTCGGCGCGCGAGCGGACTTCGAGAAGGCGCTGGTGGACACGCTGGTGTCCGCGGGCGTGGAGTGGGTGTGCCTGGCGGGCTTCATGCGGTTGCTGGGGGTGGACTTCCTGGGACGCTTCCCGGGGAAGGTGCTGAACATCCACCCGTCGCTGCTGCCCGCCTTCCCGGGGCTGCATGCGCAGCGACAGGCACTGGAGCGCGGGGTGAAGCTGGCCGGGTGCACGGTGCACTTCGTGGATCCAGGCATGGACACGGGCCCCATCATCGCGCAGGCGGTGGTGCCGGTGCTTCCGGGTGACGACGAAGCGGCGCTGACGGCGCGCATCCTGAAGGAGGAGCACCGGCTGTACCCGCTGGTGGTGAAGCTGGTGGCCACGGGAGCGGTGCGGCTGGAGGGCGGGCGGGTGGTGACGGAGGCGGGACCCGCCATGGGCGAGCAGAGCCTGCGCAACCCGGGAGAGCCGGGATGACGCGCGAGGAGCGGGTGGCGGCGCTGCACGAGGCAAGGGTGGTCCTGGTGAGCGCGTGCCTGCTGGGAGAGGCGTGCCGCTACGACGGCAAGTCGAAGGGCTCGGACAAGGTGATGCGGGCGCTGGAGGGCAAGGAGGTGGTGCCCGTGTGTCCGGAGACGGGCGCGGGACTGGGCATTCCGAGACCCGCGGTGGAGCTGAAGGGCGGAGCGGGAGCGGAGGTGCTGGCGGGCCGGGCGAGGGCGGCGGAGGTGGAGTCGGGGACGGACCGGACGGAGGCCTTCCGCAGGGGCGCGGAGCTGGCGCTGGCGGCGGCGAGGCGCTTCGGGGTGACGGTGGCGCTGCTGAAGGAGCGCAGCCCTTCTTGTGGGACGCAGGGCACGCACGTCGACGGAGTGGTGGTGAAGGGACAGGGAGTCACGGCGGCGTTGTTGAGCCAGTCCGGACTCACGGTGTTGAGCGACGAGGATCTCTGAGGAGTCCCCTCTCCCTCCGGGAGAGGGCTGGGGTGAGGGTATGCCCGCCTCCCTGGCCGCCTCTTGACGTGACGCCCGTCATCACCCAGGAACGAAGGGGGAATCCATGGCCATCATCCTGGGACATACCGTCGAACCACCCGGCCCCTGCAGCTACCTGCCGGACCAGAGTTCCTCACTGGAACAGCTGGTCATGCAGGACGTGACGGCCGAGGAGTACGAGCGGATGCTCGTGCGAGGGTGGCGCCGCTTCGGCCCGATGTACTTCCGGCCCGCCTGCCAGGCGTGCATGGCGTGCGTCTCCCTGCGCATCCCCACGGAGACCTTCCAACCCAACCGCAGCCAGCGCCGGGCACGCGCCGCGTGTGCCCACTTCCGCGTGGAGGTGGGCCCCCCCCGGGTGGACGAGCAGCGCCTGGCGCTCTACCAGGCCTGGCACTCCGAGCGGGAGCAGACGCGCGACTGGGAGGCCTCGCCGCTCGGCAGGCGCGAGTACTTCCTCCAGTTCGCCTTCCCCCACCCGGCCGCGCGCGAGGTGGCGTACTACGACGACACCGCCGAGGAGGGCCCCCGGCTGGTGGGCCTGGGCATCTGCGACGAGATGCCCCAGGCCTGGAGCGCGGTGTACTTCTTCTACGATCCCGAGTACGCGCGCTACTCGCCGGGCTCGGCCAACGTGGTGTTCCAGGTGGAGCTGGCACGGGCGCGGGGAATTCCCCACGTGTACCTCGGCTACCGCGTCCAGGACTGCGCGTCCCTGCGCTACAAGGGGACGTTCCGCCCCCACGAGCTGCTCGAGGGTCGTCCTGGCCCCGACGAGGTTCCGCGTTGGCGTCCCGAGGAGCCCTCCGGGGAGCCCCAACCCTAGGGCCCTTACCGGGCGGCCTTTTTGGGCGCCCTGGGCGGGAAAGCGCTGCCGGGCCCCAAGCAACGTGTGTAGTGTGCGCGGCGCAATGCCGACACCCGCCACCAGATCCAAGCCGCTCCCCTCCGCCACGGCCCCGTCCAGGCACGTCTATGACGTGATCGTCCTGGGCAGCCAGCTGGGCGGAGCGCTCGCCGCGGCACTGCTCGCGAAGCGGGGATACAGCGTGCTCCTGGTGGAGCACGATGGGACCGGGCCGGGCTACGAGCACGACGGCTTCGTGCTGCCCTACGCGCCCTTCGTCGCCCCGGCCCTCAAGACGATGCCCGCGGTGGAGGAGGCCTTCACGGAGCTGAGCCTCACCACGCAGCTGCAGCGCAGCCAGCAGCCCCACGTGCCCGAGCTGCAGCTGGTGCTGCCTCGCCACCGGGTGGACCTGCACACCGACGCGACCCGTCGGCGCGCCGAGCTCGTCCGGGAGTTCGGCACCGAGGGCGAGCGCATCCTCGCGGACATCTCCGCCTCGGCCACGCAGCACGAGCCCTCCGATGCCTTCTTCAAGGAAGGTCCGCCGCTGCCGCCGGACGGACTCATGGAGGGCTGGAACCTCAAGAAGCGCATGCGTCAGCACCCGGGGCTCGAGACGGAGCCGCGGCTGGCGGGAGAAGACGAGCCCTCGAAGCTGCTGCGCGGCCTGCTGCCTTTCGTCGTCCACCTGGATCAACCCACCTCGCCCCTGGCGCGCACGCGGCCCCTGTCGCAGGCGCTGCAGTCGCCCTGGCGCTACCCGGGCGGACGGGATGGCCTGCGCAAGCTGCTCTTCGAGCGGCTCGTGGAGCTGGGCGGAGACCTGCTCAGCCCCGAGAACACGGACACCTACGTGGTGGAGGAGCTGCACTTCGACGGAGGCCGCTTCTCCGGGGTGAAGCTGCTGCGCTCGGACACGCTCTACCGGGCCTCGTGCCTGGTGTCCGCCACGGACGCGGGAGCGCTGCGGCGGCTCATCACGGATCGCAAGAAGCACCGGGCCCTGAGCGAGCACCTGGACCTGGCCACCATCAAGTCCTTCCTCTTCGCGGTGAACTGGGTGGTGCCCGAGGCGGTGCTGCCGCGTGGCATGGGGGAGCTGCTGCTCCTGGACACCGAGGACGCCGAGCTGGGCCCGCTGCTCGTCCAGCAGCACCCCGCCCGGACGGCCGAGGACAAGGACGCGCCCTCGCTCCGCGTCGTCTGCGCCGGAGGCTTCGTGCCCGCGAGCGTACGCGACCTGGGTGAGGGCTACCTCCAGTCGCTGGCCATGCGCATCGACGCGCACCTGGAAGCGCTGATGCCCTTCACGAAGAACAAGCGCCTGCTGCGCTCGGCCCCCTACCTGGACGCGGGCGCCGTGCGTGGCAGCCGGCTCATGCCGCACCCGCACTACGTCTTCGACTCGGAAGCCGTGCTGGGGGTCACGGGGTTGAAGCAGCACACTCCCTCCAAGAACCTGCTGCTGGCCGGGCGGGAGGTCCTCCCCGGGCTGGGTCTCGAGGGAGAGTTCCTGGCTGGTGCGCGAGCCACGCGGCTGGTTCAGGAAATGCTGAAGAAGAAGGCCGTCCTCAAACGCTGAGGACGGATCAGACTGGATTTTCCAGTGGTTTGTAGATAGGTTCCGCCGCTCTCTTAGGGCGGGCTCTCATTTCGTCCCTGATTTCAAGGAGTTGGCAGTCATGGCCTGGAAGTGTGACATCTGCGGGAAGCGGCCGCTCGTGGGCAACAACGTCAGCCACGCGAACAACAAGACGAAGAAGCGGACGCTCCCGAATCTCCAGAAGATCCGGGCGTCCGTCGAGGGCCGCACGGAGCGCGTGTTGGCCTGCACCCGCTGCATCAAGGCGGGCAAGGTGACCAAGGCGGCCTGAGGACGCCCGTGCGCTCGCGGGTGGGAAGATCGCGCTCGAAGAGGATCGCACTCCCGCCCACCGAGCGTTCGCATCCTCGGGCGGACGACCTGGACCTCGCCTCTCCGGAGGAGGTCGTTCGCCTTCTGCATCAAGAAGATGAAGCAGCTGTCCGTGCGGTCCGTCCTGCGCTACGTGATGTAGCGAGCGTGGCTCGGTCCGTGGCGGACGCATTGCGGGCGGGTGGCCGCCTGCTCTACGTGGGAGCGGGGACCAGCGGGCGCCTCGGGGTGCTCGATGCGAGCGAGTGCCCGCCCACGTTCGGAGCCTCCCCTTCCCAGGTGCAAGCGGTGATCGCCGGTGGCCGCCGGGCGATG contains:
- the purN gene encoding phosphoribosylglycinamide formyltransferase, whose amino-acid sequence is MSGRTKLGVLVSGSGSNLQALLDACARPDFPAEVAVVVSNVGTAFALERARKAGVAAVVLDHKAFGARADFEKALVDTLVSAGVEWVCLAGFMRLLGVDFLGRFPGKVLNIHPSLLPAFPGLHAQRQALERGVKLAGCTVHFVDPGMDTGPIIAQAVVPVLPGDDEAALTARILKEEHRLYPLVVKLVATGAVRLEGGRVVTEAGPAMGEQSLRNPGEPG
- a CDS encoding Crp/Fnr family transcriptional regulator, with the protein product MGAEETLFQRFGKEFTKGTVLFREGEPGKEMFVIQSGRIAISKRVRDVEKVLAVLGPGEFFGEMAIISNKPRNASASVSEDAKLLVIDPKTFEGMIRGNAEIAVRMIKKLAERLSEADAQIENLLHADPASRVVHHILQTSQTRGRTMEEGVEIEFVVRELPRQIGVGEPAIRNMLDRLERAGLVERAGDRLTVYDTGRLHDFLQYLEMKWKFGDL
- a CDS encoding histidine kinase dimerization/phospho-acceptor domain-containing protein, which produces MVPTPPTPSLPDVPERLRPVLSSVLEEEGASVPAPVRELLLEALHARLEALLQDERARELERRRQFVSKLSHALRNDLSAARMGAQMIVRCPENVERVVTMSGKILDGIERADRKIQELLDAHRPQG
- a CDS encoding MBL fold metallo-hydrolase, encoding MKLQVLGCHGGELPSCRTTCFLVDDVLALDAGALTSTLSLEQLCKIEDIIVGHSHFDHVKDLPLMADLIIGRRDKPVTIHASRECARALRENMFNNALWPDFTRIPTRKEPVLRIKPFRAGSTFQVGPYTVQSIPVHHPVESCGFIITRGRTSLAMSGDTGPTDKLWKVLNQTPTLKALLVETSFPNALQQLADVSGHLTPRTLKSELSRFERDGCSVLVYHIKPAFVPQVKKELADMPVEILELGDTFEF
- the rpmB gene encoding 50S ribosomal protein L28 — protein: MAWKCDICGKRPLVGNNVSHANNKTKKRTLPNLQKIRASVEGRTERVLACTRCIKAGKVTKAA
- a CDS encoding arginyltransferase — translated: MAIILGHTVEPPGPCSYLPDQSSSLEQLVMQDVTAEEYERMLVRGWRRFGPMYFRPACQACMACVSLRIPTETFQPNRSQRRARAACAHFRVEVGPPRVDEQRLALYQAWHSEREQTRDWEASPLGRREYFLQFAFPHPAAREVAYYDDTAEEGPRLVGLGICDEMPQAWSAVYFFYDPEYARYSPGSANVVFQVELARARGIPHVYLGYRVQDCASLRYKGTFRPHELLEGRPGPDEVPRWRPEEPSGEPQP
- the purM gene encoding phosphoribosylformylglycinamidine cyclo-ligase, giving the protein MGTTYKQSGVDIEAGDAFVERIKPYAARTVRPEVVAGVGGFGGLFALPPGKYREPVLVAGTDGVGTKLKVAFQAGRHGTVGIDLVAMSVNDILTCGAEPLFFLDYFATGRLEVDAAAEVVKGIAQGCEQAGCTLLGGETAEMPGFYARGEYDLAGFCVGVAERSELIDGKSVAPGDALIGLPSSGLHSNGYSLARKVLLEDAKLTLDAVPEGLDRPLADALLEPTRIYVKDALALMKAVKVKGFAHITGSGIPGNLPRCLPDGTRAVLDEKTWKRPAIFELIQKLGGVERKEMYDTFNMGLGLIAVVAKADVPAALATLKARGVEATEVGRVETGEGEATAVIEA
- a CDS encoding NAD(P)-binding protein, with protein sequence MPTPATRSKPLPSATAPSRHVYDVIVLGSQLGGALAAALLAKRGYSVLLVEHDGTGPGYEHDGFVLPYAPFVAPALKTMPAVEEAFTELSLTTQLQRSQQPHVPELQLVLPRHRVDLHTDATRRRAELVREFGTEGERILADISASATQHEPSDAFFKEGPPLPPDGLMEGWNLKKRMRQHPGLETEPRLAGEDEPSKLLRGLLPFVVHLDQPTSPLARTRPLSQALQSPWRYPGGRDGLRKLLFERLVELGGDLLSPENTDTYVVEELHFDGGRFSGVKLLRSDTLYRASCLVSATDAGALRRLITDRKKHRALSEHLDLATIKSFLFAVNWVVPEAVLPRGMGELLLLDTEDAELGPLLVQQHPARTAEDKDAPSLRVVCAGGFVPASVRDLGEGYLQSLAMRIDAHLEALMPFTKNKRLLRSAPYLDAGAVRGSRLMPHPHYVFDSEAVLGVTGLKQHTPSKNLLLAGREVLPGLGLEGEFLAGARATRLVQEMLKKKAVLKR
- a CDS encoding DUF523 domain-containing protein → MTREERVAALHEARVVLVSACLLGEACRYDGKSKGSDKVMRALEGKEVVPVCPETGAGLGIPRPAVELKGGAGAEVLAGRARAAEVESGTDRTEAFRRGAELALAAARRFGVTVALLKERSPSCGTQGTHVDGVVVKGQGVTAALLSQSGLTVLSDEDL